The Alnus glutinosa chromosome 1, dhAlnGlut1.1, whole genome shotgun sequence region CGGTGCATTTCGGCTTTTCAAATGTAATGACTGGAACTGCACTCAAATAATAGATGGTCACGGCTCTCCATGCCAATCTTGCAAAATAAACATTATACATTCCCATTGAAACCCCAACTAGCCAAACAGTCCCAAGTAAATAGCCTATTTCGCATAACTAACCATAAGACAAATGCATGTATGGGGATAACATATGAAAACCAGACAAGCTGCCACCAATCAACCACCTGATTTTTCTTCCAAAGATATTCCCAAGTACCATCAAAGCATACATAAGATCCCTTCCTGTAGATAAATCAAATAAGAGTGTCACAAGCACATATCTTCATCTTCGGGAGCTTCCTTTGGATATCTACAAGAGCATCGCATCGAGCAGCTTTTCAGCACCAAACTCGATTTTTATCAcctattttcttatgtttttggttttactattaattttatttattttttaagatgctttttagaataaagtTTTCAACAGTgtctttttaagaaaatttgagagaTTTCAATCCCTCCTCATATTTTTTACTATAGAAAAAGTGATGTAAGAGTTGGAACTTGGTTGGTAGTGATACATTAACATTATAAATATATGGTTTCTAATATTACTCacgaaaatatatatacacagaaatttaattattttgaagtttttgatttttgacGTAATGaaatagattttaatttttaaaggcCTGCTTTTGAAAAGTATTAGTCAAAGAAGATATTTTGACACCATAAAAGATCTCAGTGTTAGGAATCTGAAATTTAAGAAGAGTTATCAAACAGATTTTATAAAAgctaaaaaatagtttttatattttaaaaccgaaaacaattttttaccaaacaagAAATATTTACGTCTttaagcttttattttttatttttttacgtcTTTAAGCTCTTAACTGCTGAAAGtgtttattttccaatattacataaaaatcattattaaaatcattttttttttccttagtcattaataaaatgaagtgatcacaaaaaagaaaaaaaaaaaagaaaaaaagaaaaaaggaagaagaagtgaaTCATTGCCTTTACTGCATGTCGTAGTTGAagctttttctgttttgttttggttttggttttggttttggaaggggtcacagaaaagaaaagcacaAACAAAAGCATGTTTCTGCATTGCAACGACCATGAGGAACACCAACAACAACCATAACAGCGAAGAGGATCAGCGGAAGAAAGAGAGCACAATCGCAAGCCTGGATTCCAGGTTCAACCAGACCCTCAGAAATGTTCAAGGGTACGAATCCCCAATTCCCAAGAATTCTCATTTCCCACTTCTCACTCATATTTGCTTGAATTTTCCTTAAGATTTGAAAACCTATTTCAATAAAAGCTTCTGATCTCTTAAGGAAGCAAGTACACATTCAATATCATGGTTTTCGATAACTTCCAATTCTCACTTCTCGATGGGTCTGTGGTGTTGGATTTGGAAAACCCATTTGAATATTGTTCTAATCTGTGAGATATGGCTTGTTGATCTCTCAAAATCTATGTTTTGGTTGAGAAAATTCATATGGGTCCGGTGGATTTTGATGTTTTTGGTAGAAAATTAATCGGGGATTTTGCAATTGATAGGATCTGTGCATTTTGGTTGGTGATTTCATTGATGCTGTGCTTctgtttggtttctgagaaaaATGTGAGTAAACATTTTGAATGTGAAGTGAAACTTGGGATTCGaagctttgtttctttttctgtcCTAAGTTGGCTCGGTAATCGAATGGAGTTGAGAATTAGTGATAGGAAATTCATTTTACTAGATTCGGTTACTTTATAAGAAAATGCACTTGGGCTATTGTGGATTTGAGGTGGCTACTAagtacctctctctctctctctctctctctctctgtttctgtctctttttctctctctagtgGCTTTCTAATTGCATGAGATGTGATACTTAATTTTGAATTTcaggaatattttttttaccattaTTGTTGATATAAATATGCAATGGCTCTCTTTTCCTCCAAAGTCATggccttcatttcttttttttttattttttttttattttttattattattattttaaattgcttagattttatttttatgtactTGGTTTTTAAATTGGTTAGATTCACATTGCATTAGGTCGTCTCAGACATTTAGCAATATGACTGCTTGtttatattatttgattatgTCATTTTCTACAAGTTTTGAGTGTTTAGAGTTATGTCTGTATATAAAGAAAGCTTGTTTTTTGATATCTATTTGTGGAACGGTTCTATAATATTTAGATCGATTTCCTATATACTGCCTCATATACCTGTTTCTTTAACATCTGAATGATTCTTCTACTTGCCTTCTTTTgtaatatctttttcttgaaaatcaaTAACATTGGAATTGTATAATTTGTTCCTTAATCGTGTTTTTTTGGTCTATCTAGGTTGCTCAAAGGCCGCAGTATTCCTGGTAAAATATTGCTGACTAGAAGATTAGATCCACTAGATGAATCAAGTTCACAAGAACGGTCTCCCGAGTATATAAGGAGCTTTTCAGAAAATGAGGCTGGTTCTAGTGATCGCATGGCCAAGGCAGTAGAGGTATAGTGACATTCATTTTGTCCCATTATTTTTCCTTCTATAAACATATGATGTGTAGAAGTTATATACTTGAAAATTTAATAAGTGGAACTTTTACTCTTAATGTAGGAAGAAGTGCAGAGCACAGGCAAGTCAAACAATAACACAAATGCCAATAAGTTAAAAACATCAAACTTGGATATTGAAAATACATCCAAAGAAGTTCAGAAGTCCACCATGGGTGCTAGAGCTACAGATTCTGCAAGGGTTATGAAGTTCACGAAGGTGCTTTCAGGGACAACAGTCATATTAGGTATTGAGATTTTTAAGTTTCTCTTCTCTGTCACCCCTTCCCATTTCTAGTGATGGATATGTTGGGGGCGCATATCCTAGAGTATGATGGGTCTGCCGGGAGATGTTGAGATGCTTAGGCTTGGTGAAATTATACTGCATGCAAATTTATCagtgttttgatatatatttgaaCTTTTCAACTTCCTCTTTTCCAATTAATAGTGACTACTGGATGTTGTTTGGATTGCTTTTTAAAATGTGCTATAGGGATGCTTTTTATGCTTCTTGGtttcaaaattttgtaaaaagtaTTCTTTCTCCCCAGAATCATGTTACCTTAAGGCGAACGTGCTAAAAAGCTGTAGGATATGGAGAGCAGAAGATAATCAAATATGCTACACGCGCCCTCTGTCCTACTTTCGATCTGTTTCCAGCATCCTTTGCATATAGATAAACTTCTGGTGTTGCCTAGTTTTCTTTCTGTCACGCTGATACTAGTTGTGTTTAGTAACAGTTTTGTTCCCATGAAACCTGAGTATAATGGGCAGCCCTTTGCACAATGTGATCTTCtatggaatgattttaatggaaaaaacctatttttctaataaaacatTCAACAGGAACATAATCTTTTCCAATAACAGTAAaatttactttgttttttttttttgataagcacaGTAAAATTTACTTTGTGTTGATGCAATACCAAATTTATCTTATTGTTAAAATAAGAATACAGGAAAAAACGATTATTGTGTTTCTATGACATGTTCTATCCTATCATAATAGATAGTGGCATCTTTATTATCTTAATGTCACTCTTTTTGAGAAATTCCATTATGACTCATTTGACGGAGTAGACTTTCCTATCTGTgagcttaaatttttattgttagGGACATTTTATGAGTGTTTGAACACCTATGGCAGCACCACCATGTTCTCTTTGGTAAAGTTtattgatttcttaaatttcaGTTGTAATTTTTTGGGAAATCTGTGTATAAAAATTTACATGTATACGATACTCAACTGCCTACTTCTGCTTTTGTGGTATAGTTGTTGTAGAACCTTCTGGTATGCCACCATTGGTTTTTTTCAATGTGTGGTTCAGTAAAATAAATGATATCACTAGTTCTAATGTTAGAAAGTTGGCCCTTCAAGTCGTCTTCTAACTTTGACCGCATTGTGGTTGAAGTGTACGTTTCCATGGATTTGTATTATCTTTAGTGTTTATTAGGAAGGAGTTTctaggttttctttctttttattaaaacttatgCAGGAGATTTATGGTGCTTCTGGTTACTTTTTGATGGGGGTTTGAGCGAACAAGAAAAAGCATTTTTGAGCTTGTCATCctgattacttattaaaaaaaaaaaacaaaaaggtttGTCATCCTGATTGATTTTGGTAGTTCTCATCATGGATTAAGCCAATCATTGATAGTGGGATTTATCATAGTGTGAATTAACTTGATAATTATTCCAGCAACTTTCTTGTCAGTGTGTGTAGGCACGTCATTTTCCTCTTGTGTCTACTCTCTTATGTTGGTGTGATTGTAGTCATTGGTTTTGGTTGTCTACAATGAGTTTCGTGAGCTGGTTTTATGTAGATGCCTTCTCTTGGTCCCAGAATGGAATAACCGGATTGGGATCGATCGTTGCTACCACTACTCGCAGTAAACTCTTTCAACAAAGATGTGAATTAGGAAGGATTGGTCGACGAAATATGAACCAGAGTAACCGGCCGAGCCGCTAAAGTAGCTAAAGTGGTGATAAATCCTATCAGCAAAATAGGTCATACAGAAAGCTAAAGCCTCTCGATAGTAGAAAGGGGGTCAGTTCTTCGTTTGGTTGAAAGGAGCCAAGGTGTATCCTGAGCAGTGTTGGTGGGTAAGATGGGTGTTGCTTGGCTGAAGACCACGGTTGAGGCATTGGTTCGAATCATAGAGGTGATCGAGTTTATCAAATCGTCAAGGGATGGGAACAAGGCTTTCATAGCTCAGAGATGCTCTAATAGGTCTGACCAGTATCTGGAGGTGATGGAGTATGCGATGGGTGGTTGTAGAGGTCTTATTGTAATCCCGGAGGGGCGAGAAGGGAGGGGATGGAGAAGCTTTCCTGCTGAGCTTAGAAAGGTGGTGGCTTTCtttgaattctctcttagtGCGGGGAGTAGAGTCTTGTTTCCAAGCCAGGCCACTGGTGGTTCTATGTCAACCGATGTGGGTGGTTCTAGGTGAGTTGATTTTCGGTAGTTGCAAGACTTATGCAGAGATGCAGGGGTGCCCTTCGGCACCAGTAGCGAGGGTGGAGCAAGCTCCTTGCACTTGGTCTCATACAGAGGGCCACACAAGGATCATTGCCTATTTACCTCAAGGTCAAAAGAATGTTGCTCGAGGTATGTTTGTAGACGCGTCTGATAGAACTTAGGAATAATATAATTTGAAACCTTGCTCTATACTCGAGCATTCATTGATTATATATAGAGGTTCTTTACAGAGTTTAAGATAAATACTAACTCTAGTCTAGCAATCGGTTTCTACCTCTAAATACATTCAAACTATAACACTTGAAATCTCATCTAGCTATGACACTGTTGAACTAGGATTTTACAATAGGACTCGGCTTTTGGATAGAAGTAGAAGACTCCTTAGTAGAGTCTCGGTTGGATAGTTCCACAGATTGAGCCGCACAAGACTCCTACTGGGACTTTGAGTCTTGTGCGAGAGTTGTTCTAATAACGTCTACCCCTTATTTTCACACTGCAGCAGGGGATGAGGTTGTACGAGGGGTTGACGTGGTGGATATCTATAAGAACCTTCAAAATTGGAGAAGTTAGCTAGAGAAATTAAAAGGGGAACTCGACCGGGCTCTTGCGATAGTGGATGAGGGTTTGAACTCTATTGGGCTGGAAGGGTTGAATCCTTTGAATCGGGTTTATTTTGTTTCAGCGAAGCATTTAGCAAAGGCCCAACCTGTTTTAATAACCCATAATCAAAGCCCAATTTCGAGGGAGAAAGGCTGTATTGagtataaaagaaagaaaaaaaaaagaccttcCTCCCCAGCAAGTGAAATTTCATCTTAAGCCCAATTTTAAGTGGGCTAGACACGGGCTAGGGAGGCCTCTTCTTTGGTTCAAGACCTGGTTGTAGAAGTGGATTTAGAGAGATTGGATGTGCGTCGTGTAGTTTTGAGCTCCACCCAGATTGGTGGTCTTCCGATGCACTCAGCGACAGCCTTCGATACCAAGGTTGATGATGCGCGAGTTGTGCACTCATTCAAGGGCTACAGACGATGCATATGTGCCAGCTGACAACCTTTCATCCATGTTGGAGCCTTCAGTGATCCGGTTGCAGCACCTGTCTCTCCCTGCTCCTTCAGATTTTGCCAGTGATGCAGCTGAGTTGGTCCCCCTACTTCATGGGCTCTCCAATTTGGACTCGGGTGGCAACGGTTGCAGGTCTGGAGGTATGCCTCGCTTGGTCCAGCAAGTAGGCCCTAACGAAGGCACTGTGACCGATTCTGTTTGCTTGAGAAATGTGGATTTGAGGGCCAAGTTAGTTCCTATAGCATCAGACGCGAAGATTGTCCCTGGTTTGGACTCTTTATCAACAACTTCAGAGTGAGCTTCTGTTGTTAAAGGGTCAAAGCGGGTTTCATTGCTGGATTTCTTTCATTCCTCTTCGCCTTCTTCCTtagaggtgtttttttttttttggggggggggggagcaaAGGTATTGTGTGTATAGGAGTGATGCTCTTGTTAATGTAACTTGGCCTTTATATGGAAGTGTTCTTTGATGAGGAGCCCATTCTGTTAAGATTTTGTCCCGCGTTGGCCAAAAAGAAAAGTGCAGGCATAAAGTCTCCAGCTTGGGTTTTGCAGACAATGAAGGAAATCTGTCATTTTGTGGGGTTGTTGTGCGAGGGTTTTGAAGAGGAGCTATTAGCCTTGTTTACAAAAATTGAAGCAAGTCACTCTCATAAGGAGTCGGCCTCTAGTTCCAAATTGGGTAAAAGTAGTAGAGAATTAAGTAGGTTATCTTGTTCCATTAACTATGACTCGATCTGTAGTAGTGCTAGTCGTGGCATCGGTGGCAAAGTCAAAATAAGGGTTGTGTGCGCTTATTTATGACGCCTAAGTTATTTTCATGGAATGTAATTGTGTTAAATGAGGGAGACAAACGCCAAAGGTTTAGAAATTTGCTTAGACAGTGGAAGATAGATTTGTTTGCAGGAATATAAATTGGAGCTCATTTCCAACAGTGTTGTGCATAATTTGTGGGGATGTCAACACGTGGATTTGTGTTACTCAGCTTCTTGAGGGTCCTCCAGTGGAATCTtgcttatgtgggataggaggatTGTGGAGAAGATCAAAGAGTGTGTGAGGGAGTTTATTGTTgcctacttttttaaaaatgttgaaGATGGGTTCTCTTAGGCTTTTGCAGGTTTTGGGCCTAATTCTGATTGTGATAGAAGGTTTTTATGGGAGGAATAGGTTGGCTTGCTTAGTTGGTGGTACTTGTCGTGGTGCATTGGGAAAGACTTCAACGTCACTCGATCTTCTAGTGAAAGATCGGGTGAAGCTCACTTTTGtcctgctatgatggagttctctgattttatttttgatctGGGCCTCATGGACCTTCCCTTTGTAGGAGGGACTTTTACGTAGTCAAACAATCAAGATCCTCCTCGGTCAAGAATTAATAGGTTTCTTGTCTCTACAGAATGGGAAGTCAAGTTTCCTTATTCATCTTAGAAAAGGTTGCCTAGACTTTGCTTGGACCATTTTTCTAGTCTTCTTGATTGTGGCGGTATTTAGGGTGGTAGAAGATATTTTAAGTTCGAGAACATATGGTTAAAAGCTGAAGGCTTTGTTGACAAGGTGAGACAATGGTGGATCTCTTATCAGTTTCAAGGTTCCCTGAACTTCATTTTGGTTCGTGAACTTAAGAAGACCTTGAAAGCTGATACATGAGTCTAGAATGAGCAGctgtttggtaatgtggagacCCATAAAAGATTCTTTTGGATGAATTACCTGCTCTTAATGGtttggagaaagagagagctttTATATCATATGACGAAGAGAaatttaggaaagaaaaagtTATAAGTGATTTGGAGTGGGCTAGTTGGAGGCAGAAGTTGAGGAGGGCtctttggtaatgtggagacCCATAAAAGATTCTTTTGGATGAATTACCTGTTCTTAATGGtttggagaaagagagagctttATATGATGAAGAGAaatttaggaaagaaaaagtTATAAGTGATTTGGAGAGGGCTAGTTGTAGGCAGAAGTTGAGGAGGGATATTTGGCTAAAAGAGAGTGACAAATGCATTAAGTTTTTTCATCGAGTGGCCAACTTGAATAGGAGAAATAATTCCATTGAGTCACTATTGGTTAATGGCTCAATTTCTTCCGATCGAACTGTAATATGGGATCACATTGTGCACTTCTATGGTAGACTTTTATTGAACAATTTAATTGGTGGCCCAAGATGGATTGCCGTGCTTTTGATTCCATTGATGAGGAGGAGGCCTCTTGGTCACAGTAACCGTTTGAGGAGAGTGAGGTATTTAAGGTGGTGAAAGGAGAGAAATGATTGAGGGGGGACGGTtaatggtgtgtttggtaacaaaattctaaaaaatgaatatgattctgattttgcttttttcaaaaacaaatcatattttattcaactttttaaaaaacaaatcatattttattcaatttttttctaaacaaatcatattttgttcaactttttctaaaagtCAAACCTTGAAATTCACgcaccaaataagaattgaattctaatttcaaaaatccaaTACCCAAAGTACCATAAGGGTTCCCCTTCAATCATTTCTCGTGAAAGGATGCTAGGCCATGATGGTTTTACTTTGGCATTCTTCCAAGTTTGTTGGGATGTGGTCAAAGCAGATATTATGGGGGTGTTCCATGACTTTCATGCTAGaagtaagtttgaaaaaaagccTTAATGCCACTTTCattgttttaatgaaatttattatATCGATTATTACATCTAAAAAAGCTTttcattttggtagtttgagttTCTATTTTGAGTGAAAAATTTACCGGCAGAAATGTCACTTTGGTGTTAATAGAGGtgaggatctctctctctctctctctctccctctttctcccGCTCTCTCTTTTGTGAAGTCTATATGTTCCATAATTTTAATGTCAGTATCATTCGACGAGCTATAACATTtctaatttgaatttcattttgtAGAGAAGTTACGTGAGTTAGCTTGGAGTGGCATACCGGATTATATGCGCCCTGATGTATGGAGGCTTCTCTTGGTAAGTTTGAGTGGTCTAATACTGGCTAACATTTTAAAAAGCAGTGACTGGAAATCATTGGCTTGTAATATAGAGTTGTTTTTAGATGGAAATTCTAGACTTATAATGAAATGTTTCTTGGAATATAGTTACAGATCTTTGTTTCAGCGGAAAGCTGTGAAATTAGATTTCTTGTCCATTATGCTGATAAAGAATACCTATTTCAAAGGTGTTAATGCCACATATATGATAATAATGCTCAGTGGTCAATTGTTTGTTACTCATGATTTTAGCTAAACTCTTTAGTTTTTAGTGTacctaattttttgaaatgagCATCTATTTTGGGATTCTAGATGCTGCATGGATTTGGACCAGCATAATCCGTGTTGGCGAAAAATCAGCCATAATGTTAAGTACCGATTATGATTTTATCTGTCTAATGGGTGCCACTGTCAGCTAGATGGGTCCTATTAAGTTGTTGCAAGATCAAGGTTATACAGTCGTGTATTTGAGATTTCCTTGACATGAGTCGTGTGAACATTAGAGGATCCAAATGATCAGGTAGAAATCCCTAATTCTACTAAACTGGTGGGTTTCATAAAGGGGATAAATTAAATCTCATGGTTCGGACTTTTCATGTATGGAAGAGCTTTCTTTTTTAGAAGAATGATACAAATATTTCCAGATTTATTTTAAAGCTCTATTTAAAATTCTTGCTGAGACCTCTTCATCAAGATTGTTAAGGATCAATTAAGttatgacatcaagattgtgtttattcctttttttttttttcccccatgcAATTTAGTTGTCTTATATATACTGCTTGTAGCAAAAAGGCTCATTTTTTAGTGCATGTATTGGACTACCATCACATCTAAGTTCAGGAGAAACGTAATGTGTCTTGTCTCCTGaattttcttattcaattaaatttgttgcttgtttgaaatttaaaatgaaCTGACAACAGGGATATGCACCACCTAATTCAGATAGAAAGGAGGGAATTCTAAGAAGAAAGCGCCTGGAGTATCTTGACTGTGTTTCTCAGTATTATGATATTCCAGATACTGAAAGATCAGATGATGAGATCAACATGCTTCGCCAGGTTTTTTCAATGTCTATTGAATTCTCCATTTTCAGTAATGTTAATCTCTTCTGCCCAATATTTGACAAATTGCTGCTGTTTTTCTTGTTAGATTGCTGTTGATTGTCCACGGACTGTACCTGATGTCTCTTTCTTCCAGCAACTGCAAGTTCAGAAATCCTTGGAGCGCATCCTTTATACATGGTTAGTCTTTATTATTAGTTGCCACTTGCCAGTGGCTTTTATGCGTCATGTAATATGTTGTGCATGCGTGGggaaagaagaaacaaatgCACTAGTCTTTTCAAACTAAATTTACtgaattaagggaaaaaaaggGCTTTGACCTGCTGCTTTTTGATGATTTtatcaaatgattaaatcatCTATAATTTTCTGATTCAATTCTTGCTTCCGCGTTGGGTTACTGCATTGCTACTTCTCTGAATACTGGTAGACCTATCACTGTTCTATTGCTTGTGATTACTCTGTTGCTGTGCAGGGGTTGgatgttttttgataagtcattCAATCTTATTAGAAGCGCAGGGGTTGGATGTTCAACCTGTTATTTTAGTACTAACTTCGTCTTGTTggtttaatttgtatttgatttATCAATACCGATTATATTCGAATCGTACGCTAAGTTAGGTAAATTAAGCtaaatttccttttatttttgggtaagtaatTTAAATTTTCTCAGTAAATTGGAAGTTAAGAAAATATATTGCTAGATCCTGTATTTACTCTTGACATCTACATATTTCTTTAGTCTCAGATTGAATCTTTGAACTTGGACCTTGGTATTTGCTGTTGCATCCCAGATTTGTAGGTGTACTGTTTACTGCAGAACATGCAAACCATTGGCTCTGTTGAAGTTGTTAAATAAAATCACTTAGGTTCAATAATTACTAGTTTGGGCAATTATGTTGTTGTTCACTTTTCAAAGAAAAGCTgctctatattttttttcctaaattattgTCCATTGAGTGCCTAGCTTTAGTCTCAGATGATGGTCCATGTTTGAATCCTTGGGGCCATTAAATTTCAGGTTTCTGGAGGTTTGAGTCAGATTCTGTCTTTGTTATATAGGACTACTAGAGTAGCTCTGTCTTCAAACTGTTTGGGATGCTCCTGTTGCATAGTTAGAGTTCTTTAATTTTGTCGTCACATGATTTTTGCACTGTACATTCAGACGGTAGGGTCCTACCATAGTTGTCGCATGACAAAGCCGTTTTTTGTtgtctatgtatatatatacacgcaagTATTTTTCTTCACAccaaatttatgaaaatatggATGTGGGGCTGATCAGGATGGGTTTTCAGGTCTAGGGTGATTTCCATAGGGTTTAATGCTGCGGTCTTGACATGTGAAATGTGTAAATATGGAAGGTGGGCTGGGACATCTTGACAAAGCTTAGTAGTAGCCATGAATTGTTTGCCACTTTTTATTCTAGCATTGTAACTGAGTTTCTTGCCTATAATTTTAGAATTTCATGATACATGCATATTATGAAGGGCCTCCATATAATATCTGTGTCTTTTCAGAATTATGGCAGATCACTAACACATACTGCATGCATGGTCTCTCGTGCTCAAGTTCATTTTATACATGCCTTATATAGGTCTCTATTTTGCCAACTATTCATTTACTTCTGACAGTATCATTACATACCTTATATAGACCTCACACATTATCAAGCCCAACCAGCTGCTGGGACCCGTATGTAGAAACTAAAACActcattaattaaaatgaaacaCTCTCTTTGCTGTCTGCATCATTCCGGAGAAAACGAGTTGTCAAGTTTTTAAgtattcaatttataaatatcCAGTTTCTTAAATTGCATCCTAGACATGGCATAAAAAGCTTGAAGcttgaaccctttttttttttttgtagttttttcctcttctttgttAGTAGCAACCGTAAAGATCTTGGAACATCTTTTTCAATCTGAGTGTTTAACTTTTAAGAATGACAACATCAATAATGGGAACCATCAATGCAGGTGGTACAGCCTTAACTTGATGCACACGATGAGCTATTGAAATAGGCTTTTGATCTATGTTATTTTCCTTGTTTCCTTGCTCCACTTTTTTAGTTCTTGGGAGCCCTTTGTAGCAACAACAGAAAAGGAACTTGGATCTTTAATTCTTTACTCAACGAAGTGTCCTCTTTTGCTTCAACTTTATCCTCTTCTAGAAAAGCTCTTGAATAGTGTTAATGATACAAAAGAAGGCAACCTTCCAGTTGAAATTCCAATTTCCTTTGATCTAACAACCTGTTCGACCTCTATTTCTTTGCCCTCATCTTTGATCTTGTTTTTGTAAATCAATATGAGAGCTTCCTTCTTGTTGAAAGTTTCCTCCATTAACCTTTCATGTTGTTGTTTTGACTCACCTGAAAGTTGTCTAAGCATTTTGACTTGTTTAGTAGGCTCTTTTGCTTGTTGCTCCTGCTGTTTGGACTTTTTGCATGCTGTCGTGACTCTTGATCTTGCTGCTTAGGCTCTACTGGTTGCTCTTTCCTCTGCCCTAACTTTCTAGCAAACATTTCTGGTTCACAAGTGTACATTTTTGGCTTTCCAGCTTCCCTTTTAAGCGTTTAGCTCTTTGTTTAGGCTTTTCTGTTGGCTGGTCTTGCTGTTCAGTCCTTCTTGCTTGCAGTTTGGGCAATTTGGCACTGTGGTTAGGCttgaaaattgtagattcttcAAAAATCCTATGAACATCTCCGGCATGATCTCTACAATTTGGCACTGTGTAAGAAACTCTTGAAACAAACTTTAGAGTTTTTCCTGAAGCTGCCACTCCCTCTACTCTCCCTCTCCTCGTTAATGGCGGCGCGTGAAGGAGTGTCACATTAACTCTCAGTCTCAGTTCACCTTCTTCTTCCCTACTTTTTCTTCACTTAGTAGTGTCTATCAATGAGAGGATCTACAAACTTCAGAGTTTTTCCTGGGAAGTTTGCGTCTCTCAGGTTTTTCAGCCATGTGAGGTGTGTCGACGGGGCTGTTGTGAACCCTGTTGGGGGTTGTTGAGTGCGGTAGGGTATGGAGAACCGGTTTTTTGTGGAGGCTAAGTCCTTCATCTTCTCGGTAGTGGAAGGAACTTTTGTGTTGGGTGTGGCAAAGAAGAGGAAAGACTTCTTAGGGCGGGTTCGGCTGAGTTCGGGTTGCGTTGATTGGTTATTGTCGATGGTGGAAGAGGTGTTGCAAAATCCGGACTCTGAGGACTTTGTTAAATATTTCAGGGAGGGTTCGAAGGTGACCATCGTTCGGAGAGGTGGAAATAGTTCCGGCCAGTTTTTGGTGGTGACGGTGTTCGATGTGGGTGGCCGGAGAGGAATGATTGTGTTTCC contains the following coding sequences:
- the LOC133879343 gene encoding GTPase-activating protein GYP1, whose product is MRNTNNNHNSEEDQRKKESTIASLDSRFNQTLRNVQGLLKGRSIPGKILLTRRLDPLDESSSQERSPEYIRSFSENEAGSSDRMAKAVEEEVQSTGKSNNNTNANKLKTSNLDIENTSKEVQKSTMGARATDSARVMKFTKVLSGTTVILEKLRELAWSGIPDYMRPDVWRLLLGYAPPNSDRKEGILRRKRLEYLDCVSQYYDIPDTERSDDEINMLRQIAVDCPRTVPDVSFFQQLQVQKSLERILYTWAIRHPASGYVQGINDLATPFLVVFLSEHLEGGVDNWSISDLSPEKVSNMEADCYWCLSKLLEGMQDHYTFAQPGIQRLVFKLKELVRRIDEPVSRHMEEQGLEFLQFAFRWFNCLLIREMPFHLVTRLWDTYLAEGDALPDFLVYIFASFLLTWSDKLQKLDFQELVMFLQHLPTQNWTHQELEMVLSRAFMWHSMFNNSPSHLAS